The nucleotide sequence ATCATCATGGCGGCAATCACGTAGCCGATGAAGACGCTGCCCGCATCGCCCATGAAGATCCGGGCCGGGTTGAGGTTGTGCGGCAGGAATCCTACGGTCGCGCCCGCCAGGGCAAAGGCCACCATCATGATGAGCCGCGTGTACTCATAGTCGACCGCCCTCACGGACCACTGGGGGTTCGCCCATGCCGTCAGCGACGTCGCCAGCAGGAGAAAACCGATGGACACAATCGCCGACACACCCGAGCAGAGACCGTCGAGCCCGTCCAGGAGATTCGTCGCGTTCGTCGCGCCGATGACGACGAAGAAATGCATGCCGATACAGAAAACCCACACGAACCAGGAGTCCTTCGCGAAGTCCAAGAGGGGAATTTCCGAGATCTGCGGAAAGGCAAACCAGTAAACCCCGCCGGCCAGCAGGATGGCTCCGGCCGCCGCTTGGCCGAGCAGTTTCAATCCCGGCCGGATGTCCAGCAGGTCGTCCAGGAGGCCCGTCAGGAAAGCCACGGCGCCGCCGGCGACGACGGCAAGCGTCGCTTGGCCATGGGCGGGATAATTCCACAAATAGCACACGACGAGCGGCACGGTCCACGCCAGCCAGATAGCGCATCCGCCGAGGTACGGGATCGGCTTGTCATGGATCTTGACCGCCTGGTCCGGTTGGTCCGAGATTCCCTTCCTCAGGGCAATCCAACGGAACAGCGGCGTGCCCAGGAGACTCAGAATCAGGGCCGATACGAACACCCAGATCCCCGGAATCCACAACTCCCCGAGCACCTCCGTCCAAGCCGGAGATCCGGGCGGAAACATGGGTCTCTCCTTTCACTTCTTCAGGGCCCCGCGCGTCGCGGGCTTCTTAAAGCGGTCGGCACGCTTATTCCGCCATACCCACGTCTTTCGCCTTGCAGAATACTTCCGCGTCGTAGCGCAACATCACCAGGCCCGCTTGCCAGCCTTCCGGGTCAATCTCGGGCCGCTCTCCCAAATGCTCCTGGATGATCCATCGGGGGAAGTCCGCCCCGGCTTCGATGGACAGAGGTACCCCGCCGCCGAAACGCGGATTGAGGTCGAAGAACTTGATGGCGCCTTCGGCCGTCAGAAAACACTGAATCGTAATGACGCCGACGCACTCGGCCAGCGCCTCGACGGCCTGCATGCTCTTGCGGATGATTTCGGCGTGGCGGACGGTCCGGCCTTTGGCCACCTCGCCGGCGCGGACTTGAAGCCGTTCGCGCGGCACAGCGACGCGCGGAACGCCGTCGAGCCCCGCGTACACGTCGACCGTGAACTCCGTCCCCCGCACACATTCCTGGATGATGAACCGGGACGTGTGCTGCCCGAATCGCTTCAGCGCCTGCCGGTTGTGTACGAAACGCACGTGCCGCGTGCTCGACCCGAAGCGCGGTTTCACGAACAGCGGGAAAGGTCCGTCGGCCGCTTCCTCGTAGGAGAAAACCCGGGGCGCGTCCAGCTCGGACTTCACGAGAAACTCACACGTCTTGCGTTTGTCCCGGCAAATTTCCACCACGCCGGGGGACGAGACGAGCATCCGCGCGCCGGCTTCTTGAAAACGGTCGCGCGCCTCGGCCAGCACCTGGAGTTCCCAATCAATGAGCGGAATGACGAGACCGATCTTTTTCCGGCGGCAGACGTCCACCAGGTCGTCCACGTAGGCGGGGGAGTTCACCCCCGAAACCAGAAAGCCCTCGTCCGCCCGGTGAAACGCCGGCGCCAGCGGCGTCCAGTCCGCCCCGTAGACGTGGCCGCGAACCCCCAAATCCGCCATCGCCCGCCGGAACCCCTCCAGCAGGCTGACCCGCCGGCCCACGCACGAAAACAGGATGTTCAGGGAACGGCCCACATGCACCCCCTCTCGCATGGCCCCGCCCCGGGGCCGGGAGACTCTCCCTAGTACTACAACGCCACTTTGCACAGCGGGTTCGCCGCCCCGCTTGCGGGGCGCTGGCTGTTCGCAGCGCGAGGCAAGCCCCGCGGCGAACCCACCGCGCAAATGGTCAAGTGGCGTTGTAGTACTAGCATACTCGCCCGACGCCCGGTGTCAACTACACAGCCCCTCTCAGGTCCATTTCTGGTACACCCGCTCGTTCGGCAGCAACAGCCGCACCGAACGCAGGATTATCGTCAGGTCCAGCATCAGGCTCCATCGTTCCACGTACTGAACGTCAATTTCGAGTTTGTCCTCGTGGGGAATCTCGCCGCGGCCCATGACCTGCGCCAATCCCGTCAGGCCGGGTCTGACCTCCAGCCGCCGACGTTGACGCTCGTTGAACTGGCGCGCCTGGCTCATGTACAGCGGCCGCGGACCCACGATGCTCATGTCCCCCTTCAGGACGTTCCAGAATTGCGGCAACTCGTCCAGCGTCATCTCGCGCAGCCAGCGCCCGAGCCGCGTCAGACGCGCATCCTCCCGCCCCATCGGGCTCACGTCGTACGGGTCGGCGTCGGCGCGCATCGTGCGGAACTTGTACACCATGAACGGCCTCATGCCGCGGCCGGCCCGTTCCTGGCGGAAGAGCACCGGCCCGGGGCTGTCGATCCGGATCAAAATCGCCAGGGCGGCCAGAAACGGCCAGCCGCCCGCCAGCGCCGTCCCCGCCAGAACCAGGTCCATCGCCCGCTTGACCGCCTGCCCGGTCGGACTCATGGGCCCTCCCCTGCCGGCCGGAGCGGCTTCACCTCGAAGATCGGTCCGAACCGCTCCAGGCGGTCGTACGTCAGGACCCACGACGGGACATAACCCGCCTCCTCGGAAACGACAAACACGCGCCTGCCCTCCGAGCGGGCGCCGGGCAACAGGTCCGCCTTGCTCTGCCAGTACGGGCCGACCGACGCCTCGAACTTCGCATCGTACGGATCGATGATCCGAACGTCCGGCCGGCGGCCTTCGATGTCCTGAAGACACTTGAGCGGCATGCTGGCAGTCGTGTCCGGCAGAAGGATCGCATTCTCGGGCAGTGCGGCCAGTACCTCCTCCGCAAATTGCCGTGCACTCCGGTCCCCGCATTTCCACGGCCGCAGAAAATAGGTGTACGGGTCGCGGTGCGGCAGTTCGCGCTCGAAGAAGACGAATCCCGCCGACTGCGCGGCCGACGGAAGCGCCGCGTAAACCCCCACCGGCGCGATCGCCAGCGCGACGAGCAACCAGGCCATCCACCGCCGCCATGCGATGAGCGCCGCCGCGCCGACGCCGATGAGCAGGCTCCCGCACACGTAGAACGGAACGAAAAAGGAGTACTGGTCCGGCACTTTGTATCGAGCGGCCCACAGGAAGTAGACCGCCGCCAGCACAAGGACGAGCACCCCGAAGGCGTTGCGTCGCCGCACCAGTGCGACGGCGCCGAAGGCAATCGCGGCGACGAGCGGCGTCGGATAGTTCAGGCCGACGTACAGGACGCTTCGTCCCAGGAGCCGGGGCAAATCATCCATGTTCGCCACCAAACCGCCATGATAGCCGCCCGTCATGGAACGGACGGTCTCAAGCAAGTTCCCTGTCCGCACGTATTCCAGTTCGCCCACAATCCAGTACAGCGCCCCACCGGCCAGCCAGCACCCCACGGCCGCCGGAAGAACCCACCACGGGGCACGCCGGCGGACACACTCAACCACCATCCAGGTCCCGAAGACCGCCAGGCTGAAGACCGCCATCATGTGATTGCTGATCGCCGCCCCGTTCACCAGGAAAAGCAGCAGCAGCCACCGCGCCTGGCGCCGATCGATCCAAAGCCACGCCAGCAGGCACTCGGCCGACAGAAACGCGGCCGTCCATCCCAACACCTCGGACATGACGGCGAACGTCCAGATCGTGTGCCCGAGCGCGAACGAGAGACCCGCAAGGACCGCCGGCGCCGTCCGCCCCGTTACGAGTCGAACCACGAGAACGATGTTGGCGGCGGCCAAGGCCATCGCCACGGCCGAACACAGGTTGGCCGCATAGGCGTAGTTCCAGAACGGCACGAGACCCAGCGCCCTGGCCGTCACGAGAAACCACGGGTGGACGCGGACAGCCTCGCCGGGCCGGCACCAAACGCTCGCGATGGCCGGCGGCCACGAGAGCCTCGCGCTCGTCCACTGATACTCCCCCCCGTCCTGCCACACCAGATCCGGCGCGAGCGTCAGAACATAAAGCACCAGCGCCGCTCCGAACGCCGCCAACCACAGCCGGCCGGGGCCGAGGCGCAACGTCTCGCCGCGCAGCGCGTCGCCCTTCGACCCACTCAGGGCGACCCCGAGCGTGGTCGAGGGGTCGGAGCAGGGGCGGCCAGTCGTCACGACGTGCGTCCTTCCTAGACGGCAAAGAGAAGCCCGGCCACCATGGCCAGCCACACGACCAGGGCAATGACGAACGCGGGGTCCCGGCGCACCATGTCCACCGGGTCGCCCGCCCGGCCCGTGATCGCCATGTGATAGAACCGGAATACCGCGTAGATGACGGGCAGGACCGTGATGAACATCCACTCGTGGTGCGCCACTTCCCGGATCGTCCGTTCGCTCACGGTGTAAAGCATGTACGTCACGATGGCCAGTCCCGCCGACACGGTCATCATGTGGGCCAGCGTCTCCCGGCTGTAAACGCCCCACGCGAGCGGCCGACTCGCCGAGGCGTCCTCGCCCAACGCCACACGCTCGCTCTCGCGCTTCGCGAAACCCAGGAACAGGCTCAGCGTCAGGGTGCACAAGAGGAGCCAGTAACTGACTTCCACGTTGATCGCGACACCTCCCGCGTAGGCCCGGATCACGAACCCCGATGCGATCACGAGCACGTCCAGGATCGCCACTCGCTTCAGCCCCGCCACGTACGCCAGCATCAGCACGAGGTACGCGACAACCGTTGCCGCAAAGGCCCGGCCGACGACCAGCGCCAACCCGACCCCGGCCGCGGCCAGAACGACGCTCAAGCCGACGGCCAAGCCCGCACCCACCGCCCCCGAGGCCACCGGCCGGTTCCGCTTCGATGGGTGCTGCGCGTCCTCCCGAC is from Planctomycetota bacterium and encodes:
- a CDS encoding MraY family glycosyltransferase, whose product is MFPPGSPAWTEVLGELWIPGIWVFVSALILSLLGTPLFRWIALRKGISDQPDQAVKIHDKPIPYLGGCAIWLAWTVPLVVCYLWNYPAHGQATLAVVAGGAVAFLTGLLDDLLDIRPGLKLLGQAAAGAILLAGGVYWFAFPQISEIPLLDFAKDSWFVWVFCIGMHFFVVIGATNATNLLDGLDGLCSGVSAIVSIGFLLLATSLTAWANPQWSVRAVDYEYTRLIMMVAFALAGATVGFLPHNLNPARIFMGDAGSVFIGYVIAAMMIMFASQFGMVKWFVGALFIFGLPILDTGMALLRRIVNRRPIMMPDRSHLYNQLIDRLGLSVLSTVGLFYVLSVALAVAGMLILYMRGRYAMVLYVGIALVCLVVVWRLGFLRMTPEEKAA
- a CDS encoding ATP-grasp domain-containing protein, which codes for MGRSLNILFSCVGRRVSLLEGFRRAMADLGVRGHVYGADWTPLAPAFHRADEGFLVSGVNSPAYVDDLVDVCRRKKIGLVIPLIDWELQVLAEARDRFQEAGARMLVSSPGVVEICRDKRKTCEFLVKSELDAPRVFSYEEAADGPFPLFVKPRFGSSTRHVRFVHNRQALKRFGQHTSRFIIQECVRGTEFTVDVYAGLDGVPRVAVPRERLQVRAGEVAKGRTVRHAEIIRKSMQAVEALAECVGVITIQCFLTAEGAIKFFDLNPRFGGGVPLSIEAGADFPRWIIQEHLGERPEIDPEGWQAGLVMLRYDAEVFCKAKDVGMAE
- a CDS encoding sugar transferase, with translation MSPTGQAVKRAMDLVLAGTALAGGWPFLAALAILIRIDSPGPVLFRQERAGRGMRPFMVYKFRTMRADADPYDVSPMGREDARLTRLGRWLREMTLDELPQFWNVLKGDMSIVGPRPLYMSQARQFNERQRRRLEVRPGLTGLAQVMGRGEIPHEDKLEIDVQYVERWSLMLDLTIILRSVRLLLPNERVYQKWT
- a CDS encoding DUF2723 domain-containing protein, which gives rise to MTTGRPCSDPSTTLGVALSGSKGDALRGETLRLGPGRLWLAAFGAALVLYVLTLAPDLVWQDGGEYQWTSARLSWPPAIASVWCRPGEAVRVHPWFLVTARALGLVPFWNYAYAANLCSAVAMALAAANIVLVVRLVTGRTAPAVLAGLSFALGHTIWTFAVMSEVLGWTAAFLSAECLLAWLWIDRRQARWLLLLFLVNGAAISNHMMAVFSLAVFGTWMVVECVRRRAPWWVLPAAVGCWLAGGALYWIVGELEYVRTGNLLETVRSMTGGYHGGLVANMDDLPRLLGRSVLYVGLNYPTPLVAAIAFGAVALVRRRNAFGVLVLVLAAVYFLWAARYKVPDQYSFFVPFYVCGSLLIGVGAAALIAWRRWMAWLLVALAIAPVGVYAALPSAAQSAGFVFFERELPHRDPYTYFLRPWKCGDRSARQFAEEVLAALPENAILLPDTTASMPLKCLQDIEGRRPDVRIIDPYDAKFEASVGPYWQSKADLLPGARSEGRRVFVVSEEAGYVPSWVLTYDRLERFGPIFEVKPLRPAGEGP
- a CDS encoding decaprenyl-phosphate phosphoribosyltransferase; the protein is MKALVNLVRLSRPSHWLKNGFVFAALVFARKMTDAAAVVKVIEAFAAFCLASSAIYALNDVVDRREDAQHPSKRNRPVASGAVGAGLAVGLSVVLAAAGVGLALVVGRAFAATVVAYLVLMLAYVAGLKRVAILDVLVIASGFVIRAYAGGVAINVEVSYWLLLCTLTLSLFLGFAKRESERVALGEDASASRPLAWGVYSRETLAHMMTVSAGLAIVTYMLYTVSERTIREVAHHEWMFITVLPVIYAVFRFYHMAITGRAGDPVDMVRRDPAFVIALVVWLAMVAGLLFAV